In Chitinophaga nivalis, a single genomic region encodes these proteins:
- a CDS encoding ExbD/TolR family protein, whose protein sequence is MNLRRRNKKHVEMHNSALNDILFILLLFFLIVSTLANPNVIKLLLPKAQSNTKAKQTVVVSINDKREFFVGTTPVPFTSLKQALAPAIGNEKIDPTIVINAEKSVPVEDVVSVMEVAKELGAKVVLATAKK, encoded by the coding sequence ATGAATTTACGCAGGAGAAATAAGAAACATGTGGAAATGCACAACTCTGCATTGAATGACATCCTGTTCATTCTGCTGTTGTTCTTTCTGATTGTTTCCACACTGGCCAATCCTAATGTGATCAAACTGCTGCTGCCCAAGGCACAGAGCAATACCAAGGCGAAACAAACCGTGGTAGTGAGCATTAATGATAAGCGGGAGTTTTTCGTAGGTACGACACCGGTACCTTTTACTTCTTTGAAACAGGCACTGGCGCCGGCTATCGGCAACGAAAAGATTGATCCTACCATTGTAATCAATGCGGAGAAATCTGTACCGGTAGAAGATGTAGTGAGTGTGATGGAAGTAGCCAAAGAACTGGGCGCAAAAGTGGTGCTGGCCACCGCCAAAAAATAG
- the metE gene encoding 5-methyltetrahydropteroyltriglutamate--homocysteine S-methyltransferase, whose translation MLTNIPGYPRIGSQRELKKACENYWSGKMSLEKLELTARQLRKQNWDTLQAAGIDLIPSNDFSFYDQVLDMCLMLGVIPARFLPLQQTLANPACLELYFAMARGYQKNGFDITALEMTKWFDTNYHYLVPEFEAAQTYRLLSRKCVEEFKEALRHGITTKPVLIGPLTFILSGKIKDDTHQAALLEKLLPVYIQLLTELHAAGAEWVQLDEPFLVTDLEPAVKALYQVAYAAIHAALPGLKILLTTYFGGLEDNTALALQLPVQAWHIDLVRAPAQLADVLSRIPAHGRLSLGIVDGRNIWKNDYTESIALVTQACNSIGADNIMLATSCSLLHCPYDLDAETDMDPQIKQWMAFARQKLAEVNDLKSIMNGRHGLLEHNQAVMSGRKTAASIHIPAVKERMQHIAPADMQRQHSFAVRQPLQHAALNLPVFPTTTIGSFPQTAAIRQLRADLKKGVITREAYDADIRAAITHTIRLQEKLDLDVLVHGEFERNDIVEYFGEQLQGFVFTQQGWVQSYGTRCVKPPVIYGDVIRPHTMTVDWSSFAQSLTSKPVKGMLTGPITILQWSFVRNDQPRMQTAFQLALAIRDEVKDLEDAGITVIQVDEPALREGLPLRNARKAEYLEQAVQAFRLAVSTVADSTQIHTHMCYASFNDIIEHIAAMDADVITIETSRSQLEILAAFAQFRYPNEAGPGVYDIHSPRVPAVAEMEALLHQAARLLPARNIWVNPDCGLKTRQWAETEMALRNMVEAAKQARSQWN comes from the coding sequence ATGCTTACCAATATTCCGGGTTACCCACGCATCGGGAGCCAGCGTGAACTGAAAAAGGCCTGCGAAAATTACTGGAGCGGCAAAATGTCACTGGAAAAACTGGAACTAACGGCCAGGCAGCTACGAAAACAAAACTGGGATACCCTCCAGGCGGCCGGTATAGACCTGATTCCCTCCAATGATTTTTCTTTCTATGATCAGGTACTGGATATGTGTCTTATGCTGGGCGTCATACCCGCCCGCTTCCTTCCCCTGCAGCAAACCCTGGCCAATCCCGCCTGCTTGGAACTCTATTTTGCCATGGCCCGCGGCTATCAGAAAAACGGCTTCGACATCACCGCCCTGGAAATGACCAAATGGTTTGATACCAACTATCACTACCTGGTACCCGAATTTGAAGCGGCACAAACCTATCGCCTGCTGTCCCGCAAATGCGTTGAAGAATTCAAAGAAGCGCTCCGGCACGGCATCACGACCAAGCCAGTGCTGATAGGCCCACTGACATTTATACTCAGTGGCAAGATAAAAGACGATACCCATCAAGCCGCACTGCTGGAAAAGCTACTGCCGGTATATATTCAACTGCTTACAGAACTGCATGCCGCCGGCGCGGAATGGGTACAACTGGACGAACCTTTTCTGGTGACCGACCTGGAACCCGCTGTGAAAGCGCTCTATCAGGTAGCTTATGCTGCTATCCATGCGGCATTGCCTGGCCTGAAAATCCTGCTTACTACTTATTTCGGTGGCCTGGAAGACAATACTGCCCTGGCCCTGCAGCTACCGGTACAGGCATGGCATATTGACCTCGTACGGGCCCCCGCACAACTGGCCGATGTATTATCCCGGATACCTGCCCATGGCCGCTTATCACTGGGTATAGTAGACGGCCGGAACATCTGGAAGAATGATTATACAGAATCTATAGCATTGGTCACCCAGGCCTGCAACAGCATAGGCGCCGATAATATCATGCTGGCCACCTCCTGTTCATTGCTGCACTGTCCTTACGACCTGGATGCAGAAACCGACATGGACCCACAGATTAAACAGTGGATGGCCTTTGCCCGGCAGAAACTGGCCGAAGTAAATGACCTGAAAAGCATTATGAACGGCCGCCATGGACTACTGGAACACAACCAGGCCGTTATGTCCGGGCGCAAAACCGCCGCCAGCATACATATCCCGGCAGTGAAAGAACGTATGCAACACATCGCACCCGCCGATATGCAACGGCAACATAGCTTTGCCGTACGTCAGCCCTTACAGCATGCAGCCTTAAATCTACCGGTATTTCCTACTACCACCATCGGTTCTTTCCCGCAGACAGCCGCCATCCGGCAGCTCCGGGCCGATCTGAAAAAAGGCGTCATCACCCGGGAAGCCTATGATGCAGATATTCGTGCCGCCATCACACATACCATTCGCCTGCAGGAAAAACTGGACCTGGATGTACTGGTACATGGCGAGTTTGAACGGAATGATATAGTGGAGTATTTCGGGGAACAACTACAGGGATTTGTATTTACGCAACAAGGCTGGGTACAGAGCTATGGTACCCGTTGTGTAAAACCACCCGTGATTTACGGCGATGTGATAAGGCCCCATACCATGACGGTGGACTGGAGCAGCTTCGCACAATCCCTGACCAGTAAGCCTGTGAAAGGCATGCTGACCGGCCCTATCACCATCCTGCAATGGTCTTTTGTGCGCAACGATCAACCTCGGATGCAAACGGCTTTCCAGCTGGCACTGGCCATCCGCGATGAAGTGAAAGACCTGGAAGATGCGGGTATTACCGTCATTCAGGTAGATGAACCGGCGCTGCGGGAAGGCTTGCCCCTGCGTAATGCACGGAAAGCCGAATACCTGGAACAGGCCGTACAGGCCTTCCGGCTGGCAGTGAGTACGGTGGCCGACAGTACCCAGATCCATACGCATATGTGTTATGCTTCTTTCAACGATATCATTGAACATATTGCGGCCATGGATGCCGATGTCATTACCATCGAAACTTCCCGGTCACAACTGGAGATACTGGCAGCCTTTGCCCAGTTCCGTTATCCGAATGAAGCGGGTCCGGGGGTATACGATATCCACTCTCCCCGCGTACCGGCAGTGGCGGAAATGGAAGCATTATTGCACCAGGCAGCCCGGTTATTACCCGCACGCAATATCTGGGTAAACCCCGACTGTGGCCTCAAAACAAGGCAATGGGCAGAAACGGAAATGGCACTCCGCAACATGGTGGAAGCGGCTAAACAGGCCAGAAGCCAATGGAATTAA
- a CDS encoding IMPACT family protein, with protein sequence MEVYFTIDKTAVAEFKDRGSKFLAYAFPVKTPEAVKACLLEVKQEHPKATHHCFAYRLGTEGLQYRASDDGEPSGSAGKPILGQIDSKQLTDVLVVVVRYYGGTLLGVPGLINAYKVSTAMVLQLIPAVQKNIEVKYRLTFDYTIMNEVMTVVKQNNCTVLAQELQLFCNMDIGIPKSGEELCMLRLKDIYGLEVKPLK encoded by the coding sequence ATGGAGGTTTATTTTACGATTGATAAAACAGCGGTGGCAGAGTTTAAAGACAGAGGCAGCAAATTCCTGGCATATGCTTTCCCTGTTAAAACGCCGGAAGCTGTAAAAGCGTGTTTGCTGGAAGTGAAGCAGGAGCACCCCAAAGCTACGCACCATTGTTTTGCCTATCGCCTGGGTACAGAAGGATTACAGTATCGTGCCAGCGATGACGGAGAGCCATCCGGTTCTGCCGGTAAGCCTATTCTGGGGCAGATAGACAGTAAACAGCTCACCGATGTACTGGTGGTAGTGGTGCGTTATTATGGCGGTACTTTATTGGGAGTGCCGGGTTTAATTAATGCCTACAAGGTAAGTACAGCGATGGTATTGCAGCTGATTCCGGCTGTGCAGAAAAACATTGAAGTAAAATACCGCCTTACTTTTGATTATACCATCATGAATGAAGTGATGACGGTGGTGAAACAAAACAATTGTACGGTGCTGGCGCAGGAACTGCAGCTATTCTGCAATATGGATATCGGTATACCTAAGTCAGGTGAGGAGCTTTGTATGCTGCGGTTAAAAGACATTTACGGGTTAGAGGTAAAGCCCCTGAAATAA
- the fmt gene encoding methionyl-tRNA formyltransferase, which produces MTKDLRIVFMGTPDFAVASLDILVQNGFNIVGVITAPDKPAGRGLQLQQSAVKQYAVAKGLPVLQPEKLKNPEFIAALQALQADLQVVVAFRMLPEIVWNMPPEGTINVHASLLPNYRGAAPINWAIINGEKESGVTTFKLQHAIDTGDIMFHDTVAIREDETAGELHDELMVTGARLLLKTVQAIADGTARETPQADIPEAAIKHAPKIFKDTCQINWEQPLDQVYNLVRGLSPYPAAWTLLQGKNIKIYKAHKEHGTPAVAPGAFESDQKTYLRIAAADGYLYLDEVQLEGKKKMDITAFLRGYRL; this is translated from the coding sequence ATGACGAAAGATCTCCGTATTGTTTTTATGGGCACGCCCGACTTTGCCGTGGCGTCACTGGATATATTGGTTCAAAACGGTTTCAATATTGTGGGCGTAATCACAGCGCCCGATAAGCCGGCCGGCAGAGGTTTACAGCTGCAACAAAGTGCTGTGAAACAATATGCTGTTGCCAAAGGATTACCGGTACTGCAACCGGAGAAACTGAAAAATCCGGAATTCATTGCCGCATTACAGGCATTGCAGGCAGATCTGCAGGTAGTGGTAGCCTTCCGCATGTTACCGGAAATAGTCTGGAATATGCCCCCCGAAGGTACCATCAACGTACATGCATCCCTGCTGCCTAACTATCGCGGCGCAGCACCTATCAACTGGGCTATCATCAACGGAGAAAAGGAATCAGGCGTCACTACCTTTAAACTGCAGCACGCCATTGATACCGGCGATATTATGTTCCATGATACGGTTGCTATCCGGGAAGATGAAACCGCCGGAGAACTGCACGATGAACTGATGGTAACCGGCGCACGCCTGTTGCTGAAAACAGTACAGGCCATTGCGGATGGTACCGCCCGGGAAACGCCCCAGGCAGACATTCCGGAAGCAGCCATCAAACATGCACCTAAAATCTTTAAAGATACCTGTCAGATCAACTGGGAACAACCGCTGGATCAGGTATATAACCTCGTACGCGGATTAAGTCCCTACCCGGCTGCCTGGACCCTGCTGCAAGGCAAAAACATCAAGATCTACAAAGCGCACAAAGAACACGGCACACCAGCCGTAGCACCGGGCGCATTTGAATCGGATCAGAAAACATACCTGCGCATCGCTGCTGCCGATGGTTATCTGTACCTCGATGAAGTACAACTGGAAGGCAAGAAGAAAATGGATATCACCGCTTTCCTGAGAGGATACCGGCTGTAA
- a CDS encoding FKBP-type peptidyl-prolyl cis-trans isomerase — translation MQTVKNGDTVKVHYHGRLTNGTTFDSSEGRPPLEFQVGAGMVIKGFENGVLDMKVGDKKTIHIPVDQAYGPKNDEMIMDFPKANIPADLNPEVGMELQMSNPEGQVFQVKVAAIGTEFITLDANHPLAGEDLVFDLELVEIAG, via the coding sequence ATGCAAACTGTTAAAAACGGGGATACAGTGAAGGTGCATTACCATGGCCGTTTAACAAACGGTACTACCTTTGATTCCTCTGAGGGTAGACCTCCGCTGGAATTTCAGGTGGGCGCTGGTATGGTTATTAAAGGGTTTGAGAATGGTGTCCTGGATATGAAAGTGGGTGATAAGAAAACCATTCATATCCCTGTTGATCAGGCATACGGCCCCAAAAATGATGAGATGATTATGGATTTTCCGAAAGCCAATATCCCGGCAGATTTGAATCCTGAAGTTGGTATGGAGTTGCAGATGAGCAATCCTGAAGGCCAGGTATTTCAGGTAAAAGTAGCTGCTATCGGAACAGAATTCATTACCCTGGATGCGAACCACCCTTTAGCTGGTGAGGATCTGGTGTTTGATCTGGAACTGGTAGAGATTGCCGGCTAA
- the ribD gene encoding bifunctional diaminohydroxyphosphoribosylaminopyrimidine deaminase/5-amino-6-(5-phosphoribosylamino)uracil reductase RibD produces the protein MHKSILSLIIMDSKVNEFFMQRCLELAAMGAGQVAPNPMVGAVLVHQGRIIGEGYHRQYGQAHAEVNCVNSVREEDQPLIPLSTMYVSLEPCAHHGKTPPCADLIVARGIGKVVIGCVDTFSAVAGKGIARLQQAGITVETGVLEAACRHLNRRFFTFHEKKRPYIVLKWAQTSNGFMGSVSGAPVKISNARSNRLVHKWRSEEMGILVGTRTAMLDNPRLNNRLWTGKDPVRLIIDRTLSIPRSYHVWDGSIPTIFITAQETGTHGLTETLQLDFTTPLLPQLLEKLHHRHLQSILVEGGSYVLQRFLEAGLWDEARIITGKGTLEEGQAAPLVGRATLTGTTFLDGDRIDYYERI, from the coding sequence TTGCACAAAAGTATTCTATCGCTGATAATTATGGATAGCAAGGTCAATGAATTTTTTATGCAGCGTTGCCTGGAGCTGGCAGCCATGGGAGCCGGACAGGTGGCCCCCAATCCGATGGTAGGCGCTGTACTGGTACACCAGGGGCGTATCATCGGGGAGGGTTATCACCGGCAATATGGCCAGGCCCACGCAGAAGTGAACTGTGTAAACAGCGTACGGGAAGAAGATCAGCCATTGATTCCCCTGTCTACCATGTATGTGAGCCTGGAGCCTTGCGCCCATCACGGTAAAACGCCGCCCTGTGCAGATCTGATTGTTGCCCGTGGCATCGGAAAGGTCGTGATTGGGTGTGTGGATACTTTTTCTGCCGTAGCCGGTAAAGGCATCGCCAGATTGCAGCAGGCAGGTATTACCGTAGAAACAGGCGTATTGGAAGCTGCTTGTCGCCACCTGAACAGACGCTTTTTTACTTTTCACGAAAAGAAGCGACCTTACATCGTTTTAAAGTGGGCACAAACCAGTAATGGTTTTATGGGGAGCGTCAGCGGTGCGCCGGTGAAAATCTCCAATGCACGCAGCAACCGGCTGGTACATAAGTGGCGCAGTGAGGAGATGGGCATTCTGGTAGGTACCCGCACGGCAATGCTGGATAATCCCCGGCTCAACAACCGGCTGTGGACCGGTAAAGATCCGGTACGACTCATTATTGACCGCACTTTAAGCATACCCCGTTCCTATCATGTATGGGATGGTAGTATTCCTACCATTTTTATCACGGCACAGGAAACCGGTACGCATGGCCTCACCGAGACCCTGCAACTGGATTTTACGACGCCTTTGTTGCCACAGCTGCTGGAAAAGCTGCACCATCGCCATTTGCAAAGCATCCTGGTGGAAGGAGGCAGTTATGTATTGCAACGTTTTCTGGAAGCGGGTTTATGGGATGAGGCTCGTATTATAACGGGAAAGGGCACACTGGAAGAAGGGCAGGCGGCGCCGCTTGTAGGGCGGGCAACCCTTACCGGTACTACTTTCCTGGATGGCGACCGGATTGACTATTATGAACGGATATAA
- a CDS encoding cysteine-rich CWC family protein, with translation MADHETVTCPRCQCSFECRVGTILRCQCMAVTLTEEERYFIRQQYTTCLCAACLLDLQTTYRQSPDDRTQAS, from the coding sequence ATGGCTGATCATGAAACCGTCACTTGCCCCCGCTGTCAATGCAGCTTCGAATGCCGCGTTGGTACGATACTACGTTGTCAATGTATGGCAGTAACCTTAACGGAGGAAGAACGTTATTTTATCCGGCAGCAATATACGACCTGTCTTTGCGCCGCGTGTTTACTGGACTTGCAGACTACCTACCGGCAATCACCGGATGACAGGACGCAGGCATCGTAA
- a CDS encoding MotA/TolQ/ExbB proton channel family protein — protein sequence MLGLITLLQDALLQPKADTVAQGVSNAVAATPQIHLIDMLMKGGVLMIPLGILSLIAVFVFVERYITIAKAGKLEDNFMPMIRDQITSGNMQSARSLAKNTAGPIARMIDKGIQRIGKPIDNIEKSMENVGKLEIYGMEKNLVILSIIAGIAPMFGFLGTIAGMIQTFFNISITSDITLGTIAGGIYVKMITSATGLIIGIVAFIGYSFLNAQIDKVVNKMEGASAEFIDILQEPTR from the coding sequence ATGTTAGGTCTTATTACATTATTACAGGACGCTTTATTACAGCCCAAGGCAGATACCGTGGCGCAGGGTGTAAGCAACGCTGTTGCTGCTACTCCGCAGATTCATCTGATAGATATGCTGATGAAAGGTGGTGTACTGATGATCCCGTTGGGGATACTTTCGCTGATAGCCGTATTTGTGTTTGTTGAGAGATACATTACCATTGCCAAAGCCGGTAAGCTGGAAGACAATTTCATGCCGATGATCCGTGATCAGATCACCAGCGGTAATATGCAGTCTGCCCGCTCACTCGCCAAAAATACAGCCGGTCCTATTGCCCGCATGATCGACAAAGGCATTCAACGCATAGGTAAACCCATCGATAACATCGAAAAATCCATGGAGAATGTGGGTAAGCTGGAAATCTACGGCATGGAAAAAAATCTGGTCATCCTGTCCATCATTGCCGGTATTGCACCGATGTTCGGATTCCTTGGTACCATCGCTGGTATGATTCAGACCTTCTTTAACATTTCCATCACTTCCGATATTACATTAGGCACTATTGCCGGTGGTATTTATGTGAAGATGATCACCTCTGCTACCGGATTGATCATCGGTATTGTGGCCTTTATTGGTTACAGCTTTTTGAATGCACAGATCGACAAGGTAGTAAACAAGATGGAAGGTGCTTCCGCAGAATTTATCGATATCCTGCAGGAACCTACCCGCTAA
- the pepT gene encoding peptidase T, producing MFTNYSYTVDTRFKRYVQIDTQSDPLSNSFPSTEKQKDLSRLLVKELQEMGITDAEMDEHGYVYATIPSNTDKQVPVICFCSHVDTSSDSSGTGVKPLVHSKYDGGDIILPDDETVIISPKEHPYLASKKGDDIITASGTTLLGADDKAGVAEIMDAANFLMTHPEVKHGAIRILFTPDEEIGHGVDKVDIKKLGARFGYTMDGGELGSLEDENFSADGARITVYGVSAHPGSAKDKLISAIKIAGEIVDALPKDSLSPETTADREGFIHPVRIQGTVEKTEIDFIIRDFDTSSLEAHESYLRRLMEKVLDRYHGAKATLKVTEQYRNMKEVLNDYPEVTAYAAEAIRRAGVQPLKMSIRGGTDGSRLSFMGLPCPNIFTGEMALHSKHEYVSIQDMQKAVQTIVYLAQVWEEKTTA from the coding sequence ATGTTTACAAATTATAGCTATACAGTAGATACACGCTTTAAGCGTTACGTACAGATAGATACCCAGTCAGATCCATTGAGCAACAGTTTTCCTAGTACGGAGAAACAAAAGGACCTGTCCCGTTTGTTGGTAAAGGAACTGCAGGAAATGGGAATCACCGATGCAGAGATGGACGAGCATGGGTATGTATATGCCACTATTCCGTCCAACACAGACAAACAGGTGCCTGTGATCTGTTTTTGTTCTCATGTGGACACCTCTTCCGATAGCAGTGGTACCGGTGTAAAACCCCTGGTACATTCAAAATATGATGGTGGTGATATTATCCTGCCGGATGATGAAACCGTGATCATCAGCCCTAAAGAACATCCTTACCTGGCCAGCAAAAAAGGCGACGATATTATTACGGCCAGCGGTACTACCTTACTGGGTGCAGATGATAAGGCCGGTGTGGCGGAAATCATGGATGCGGCTAATTTCCTGATGACCCATCCGGAAGTAAAACATGGTGCTATCCGCATCCTGTTTACACCTGATGAAGAAATAGGACATGGTGTGGATAAAGTAGATATTAAAAAACTGGGCGCCCGTTTTGGTTATACCATGGATGGTGGTGAACTGGGCTCACTGGAAGATGAAAACTTTTCAGCCGACGGTGCGCGGATTACGGTGTATGGTGTGAGTGCCCACCCCGGATCTGCCAAAGATAAACTGATCAGTGCCATCAAAATTGCCGGTGAAATCGTAGATGCGTTACCGAAAGACAGCCTCTCTCCGGAAACAACCGCCGACCGCGAAGGATTTATTCATCCCGTACGTATACAGGGCACCGTAGAGAAAACAGAGATTGATTTTATTATCCGTGATTTCGATACCTCTTCCCTGGAAGCGCATGAATCCTATCTGCGCCGCCTGATGGAAAAAGTACTGGACCGCTACCACGGCGCCAAAGCTACGCTGAAAGTAACAGAGCAGTACCGCAACATGAAAGAAGTGCTGAATGATTATCCGGAAGTGACTGCCTATGCCGCGGAAGCTATCCGCAGAGCAGGTGTACAACCGCTGAAAATGAGTATCCGTGGTGGTACAGACGGTTCCCGTCTGTCTTTTATGGGCCTGCCTTGTCCCAATATCTTTACCGGCGAAATGGCCCTGCACAGCAAGCATGAATACGTAAGTATACAGGATATGCAGAAAGCGGTACAAACGATTGTATATCTGGCACAGGTTTGGGAAGAAAAAACGACAGCATAA
- the prmC gene encoding peptide chain release factor N(5)-glutamine methyltransferase produces MTIQTAFTYITGAISDLYDEREAASIAHIVMEYLTGLNKLDRIVHKTKLLTPDQSSRLHVAIEALQRQEPVQYVTGTGWFYGMELLVNSQVLIPRPETEELVEWILTDAGPHAAPRILDIGTGSGCIPLALKKNLPAAQVSAMDVSTGALEVARSNASRLRLDVHFLLMDALQPALVATLPAFDVIVSNPPYITQSEQQTMQEQVWGHEPSLALFVPDNDALLFYRHITLLAKSKLVPGGALYFEINEALGKEVVALMEANGFQLVTLRQDMFGKDRMVRGTI; encoded by the coding sequence TTGACTATTCAGACAGCATTCACCTATATTACCGGTGCTATCAGCGATTTATACGATGAGCGGGAAGCAGCCAGCATAGCACATATTGTAATGGAATACCTTACCGGTCTCAATAAACTGGACCGTATTGTGCACAAGACCAAATTACTCACCCCCGATCAGAGCAGTCGCCTGCACGTAGCGATAGAAGCGCTGCAACGTCAGGAACCGGTTCAGTATGTAACGGGTACCGGTTGGTTTTACGGCATGGAGCTACTGGTCAACAGCCAGGTATTGATTCCACGGCCGGAAACAGAAGAACTGGTGGAATGGATACTGACAGATGCCGGCCCGCATGCCGCTCCCCGGATACTGGACATCGGCACCGGCAGCGGTTGTATTCCGCTGGCCCTGAAAAAAAACCTGCCGGCCGCACAGGTATCTGCCATGGATGTAAGTACCGGCGCCCTGGAAGTAGCCCGCAGCAACGCTTCCCGGCTACGGCTCGATGTACATTTCCTGTTGATGGATGCCTTACAACCTGCACTGGTAGCAACCTTGCCGGCCTTTGATGTCATCGTGAGCAATCCGCCCTATATCACCCAAAGCGAGCAACAAACCATGCAGGAGCAGGTATGGGGGCATGAGCCTTCCCTGGCGCTCTTTGTACCGGATAACGATGCGTTGTTGTTTTACCGGCATATCACCCTGCTTGCCAAATCCAAACTGGTACCGGGCGGCGCGCTGTATTTTGAAATCAATGAAGCACTGGGAAAAGAAGTGGTAGCCCTGATGGAGGCGAATGGCTTTCAGCTGGTAACGCTGCGCCAGGATATGTTTGGGAAAGACCGGATGGTACGTGGCACCATCTGA
- a CDS encoding exo-beta-N-acetylmuramidase NamZ family protein — MLLTGVQAQYADHIIPGAAQTSRYLPLLKNKRVALLVNQTAMIDRTHLVDSLLKLNVRIQKIFSPEHGFRGNADAGEKVGNSTDPKTGLPIISLYGKHRKATAADLQDVDILIFDIQDVGTRFYTYISSLQELMESAAASNKTLLILDRPNPNGDYVDGPVLDTAYRSFVGMQPIPIVHGMTVAEYARMLNGERWLSKGVQCNIKYIPCENYSHKVYYRLPVKPSPNLPNMAAIHLYPSLCFFEGTAVSLGRGTDKPFQVFGAPGFPKNGYSFTPRSTAGAKDPVLKDQLCYGFDLSNTPEAAPGKDRQIVLRWLIEAYHLYPEKDKFFNPFFNKLAGNATLMQQIKTGVSESDIRKSWEPGLAKFKVIRAKYLLY, encoded by the coding sequence ATGCTCCTGACCGGAGTACAGGCACAATATGCAGACCATATCATACCAGGTGCTGCACAGACTTCCCGCTATCTGCCGCTGTTAAAAAATAAACGTGTGGCCTTGCTCGTTAATCAGACTGCCATGATTGATCGTACCCATCTGGTAGACTCATTACTGAAACTGAATGTACGTATCCAGAAAATTTTCAGCCCCGAACACGGCTTTCGCGGGAATGCCGATGCCGGCGAAAAAGTAGGTAACAGCACAGATCCAAAAACAGGGCTTCCCATTATTTCCCTTTATGGCAAGCACAGGAAGGCCACTGCAGCAGATCTACAAGATGTAGACATCCTTATTTTTGATATCCAGGATGTAGGCACCCGTTTTTACACCTACATTTCTTCGCTCCAGGAACTGATGGAATCTGCGGCTGCCAGTAACAAAACCCTGCTTATACTGGACCGCCCCAATCCCAACGGCGACTATGTAGACGGCCCTGTACTGGACACTGCCTACCGCTCCTTTGTAGGCATGCAGCCCATCCCCATCGTACATGGTATGACGGTAGCGGAATATGCCCGGATGCTCAATGGGGAACGCTGGCTCAGCAAAGGCGTGCAATGCAATATCAAATACATTCCCTGTGAAAACTACAGCCATAAAGTATACTACCGTTTACCAGTGAAGCCTTCGCCCAATCTGCCTAACATGGCGGCTATCCACCTGTACCCTTCCCTCTGTTTTTTTGAAGGTACAGCGGTGAGTCTGGGACGTGGTACTGACAAGCCTTTCCAGGTATTCGGCGCACCAGGCTTTCCTAAAAACGGGTACTCCTTTACACCACGCAGTACCGCCGGCGCCAAAGATCCGGTATTGAAAGACCAGCTGTGCTATGGCTTCGACCTTAGTAATACGCCGGAAGCAGCTCCAGGAAAAGACAGACAGATTGTGTTGAGATGGTTGATAGAAGCCTATCATCTGTATCCGGAGAAAGATAAATTCTTTAATCCCTTCTTTAATAAACTGGCGGGTAATGCCACCCTGATGCAACAAATCAAAACCGGTGTATCCGAAAGTGACATCCGCAAAAGCTGGGAACCAGGGCTGGCGAAGTTTAAAGTGATCCGGGCCAAATACCTGCTTTATTAA